Proteins encoded together in one Falco biarmicus isolate bFalBia1 chromosome 4, bFalBia1.pri, whole genome shotgun sequence window:
- the LOC130149097 gene encoding translation initiation factor IF-2-like isoform X2 encodes MGPAPGRAAPGRAAPGGPGRPRQGAPGCRWGGGGPARSRASRAPPARRHVPRAHLPQAAGSGPAWRRRFAGQGTGPPRRAPPAATGVRSRRGPSRRPPPGWGRWARLSPDVSSCGRAGWWRRYAAVGRVFYCNVSALPECSSTSLRFPFKNFNHQCQDSDSSGSLQLY; translated from the exons ATGGGGCCGGCACCTGGGCGGGCGGCACCtgggcgggcagcgccgggcgggccggggcggccgcggcaGGGCGCCCCAGGCTGCCggtggggcgggggcggcccggcgcggAGCCGCGCATCCCGGGCGCCTCCGGCACGGCGGCACGTGCCCCGCGCCCACCTGCCGCAGGCCGCGGGGTCGGGGCCCGCCTGGCGCCGCCGTTTCGCCGGGCAGGGGAcggggccgccgcgccgggcgccCCCGGCAGCCACAGGTGTCCGCTCCCGCCGGGGGCCcagccgccgcccgccgcccggctGGGGCCGCTGGGCTCGGCTTTCGCCGGATGTGAGCAGCTGCGGCCGGGCGGGCTGGTGGCGTCGGTACGCGGCGGTTG GCCGTGTCTTTTATTGTAACGTCTCTGCTTTGCCAGAATGCTCATCAACTTCTCTGCGCTTCCCTTTCAAG AATTTTAACCACCAGTGCCAAGATTCTGACTCAAGTGGATCTTTACAGTTGTATTAA
- the LOC130149097 gene encoding eukaryotic translation initiation factor 3 subunit A-like isoform X1: protein MGPAPGRAAPGRAAPGGPGRPRQGAPGCRWGGGGPARSRASRAPPARRHVPRAHLPQAAGSGPAWRRRFAGQGTGPPRRAPPAATGVRSRRGPSRRPPPGWGRWARLSPDVSSCGRAGWWRRYAAVGRVFYCNVSALPECSSTSLRFPFKIIQLINRKFQEVKKTSKTRDNSFSRYFCQKVKAEPQLQFPDNVLLANIPVWRM from the exons ATGGGGCCGGCACCTGGGCGGGCGGCACCtgggcgggcagcgccgggcgggccggggcggccgcggcaGGGCGCCCCAGGCTGCCggtggggcgggggcggcccggcgcggAGCCGCGCATCCCGGGCGCCTCCGGCACGGCGGCACGTGCCCCGCGCCCACCTGCCGCAGGCCGCGGGGTCGGGGCCCGCCTGGCGCCGCCGTTTCGCCGGGCAGGGGAcggggccgccgcgccgggcgccCCCGGCAGCCACAGGTGTCCGCTCCCGCCGGGGGCCcagccgccgcccgccgcccggctGGGGCCGCTGGGCTCGGCTTTCGCCGGATGTGAGCAGCTGCGGCCGGGCGGGCTGGTGGCGTCGGTACGCGGCGGTTG GCCGTGTCTTTTATTGTAACGTCTCTGCTTTGCCAGAATGCTCATCAACTTCTCTGCGCTTCCCTTTCAAG ATTATCCAGTTAATAAACAGAAAGTTCCAAGAAGtcaaaaaaacctccaagaCCAGAGACAACTCCTTTTCCAGATACTTCTGCCAGAAAGTAAAGGCTGAGCCACAGCTGCAATTTCCTGATAATGTACTTCTTGCTAACATCCCAGTATGGCGTATGTGA
- the LOC130149097 gene encoding uncharacterized protein LOC130149097 isoform X3, with protein sequence MSQDFANGRSRLGARTGGLSPSGTGTAGRAAPSPRDPRPPRASVYSRLAGAPASGRVFYCNVSALPECSSTSLRFPFKIIQLINRKFQEVKKTSKTRDNSFSRYFCQKVKAEPQLQFPDNVLLANIPVWRM encoded by the exons ATGAGTCAGGATTTTGCCAACGGAAGGAGCCGGCTGGGAGCGAGGACCGGAGGGCTGTCTCCTTCAGGAACGGGAACTGCCGGGCGAGCGGCACCCTCTCCTCGGGATCCCCGCCCGCCTCGGGCGTCCGTTTATTCACGGCTTGCGGGGGCACCGGCAAGCG GCCGTGTCTTTTATTGTAACGTCTCTGCTTTGCCAGAATGCTCATCAACTTCTCTGCGCTTCCCTTTCAAG ATTATCCAGTTAATAAACAGAAAGTTCCAAGAAGtcaaaaaaacctccaagaCCAGAGACAACTCCTTTTCCAGATACTTCTGCCAGAAAGTAAAGGCTGAGCCACAGCTGCAATTTCCTGATAATGTACTTCTTGCTAACATCCCAGTATGGCGTATGTGA
- the LOC130149097 gene encoding uncharacterized protein LOC130149097 isoform X4 encodes MKKCFWAPGRVIFLCNESGFCQRKEPAGSEDRRAVSFRNGNCRASGTLSSGSPPASGVRLFTACGGTGKRILTTSAKILTQVDLYSCIKNKCKYYPVNKQKVPRSQKNLQDQRQLLFQILLPESKG; translated from the exons atgaagaaatgtttctggGCGCCTGGCAGGGTGATCTTTTTATGTAATGAGTCAGGATTTTGCCAACGGAAGGAGCCGGCTGGGAGCGAGGACCGGAGGGCTGTCTCCTTCAGGAACGGGAACTGCCGGGCGAGCGGCACCCTCTCCTCGGGATCCCCGCCCGCCTCGGGCGTCCGTTTATTCACGGCTTGCGGGGGCACCGGCAAGCG AATTTTAACCACCAGTGCCAAGATTCTGACTCAAGTGGATCTTTACAGTTGTATTAAAAACAAGTGCAAAT ATTATCCAGTTAATAAACAGAAAGTTCCAAGAAGtcaaaaaaacctccaagaCCAGAGACAACTCCTTTTCCAGATACTTCTGCCAGAAAGTAAAGGCTGA